One genomic window of Synergistales bacterium includes the following:
- a CDS encoding cation:proton antiporter (subunit F of antiporter complex involved in resistance to high concentrations of Na+, K+, Li+ and/or alkali; in S. meliloti it is known to be involved specifically with K+ transport) produces MTIALLGLGAGFLGLVALIMIGRLIAGPTVPDRIVALDAINTLAVGIMILLAAVYESVVMVDVAIVYAALAFVGTLFLARYVEGGM; encoded by the coding sequence ATGACCATTGCACTGTTAGGCCTGGGAGCCGGATTTCTCGGGCTGGTTGCACTGATTATGATCGGCAGGCTCATTGCCGGTCCCACCGTCCCCGACAGGATCGTGGCGCTGGACGCCATCAACACGCTGGCGGTGGGCATCATGATTCTGCTCGCCGCAGTCTACGAGTCGGTGGTCATGGTGGATGTGGCGATTGTCTATGCGGCGCTTGCCTTTGTGGGCACGCTGTTCCTTGCCCGGTACGTTGAAGGGGGGATGTAG
- a CDS encoding MOSC domain-containing protein: MPKVVAVCISGEPQEPKRPVDAARFVVARGVEGDAHFGSGRRQVSLLRSEDIREAGTKAGFPFPPGGLAENLVVEGMAERPPLGTVLRFDGGAALRVVEHGKAPGEPHSYDYRGWCLLPDVGIFLEVTEGGEVRPGEECSLTLPES, encoded by the coding sequence ATGCCCAAGGTCGTTGCGGTCTGTATCAGCGGGGAGCCCCAGGAGCCCAAACGTCCCGTCGATGCAGCCCGTTTTGTTGTCGCCCGCGGCGTGGAGGGGGATGCCCACTTCGGGAGCGGCCGCCGTCAGGTGAGTCTGCTCCGGAGCGAGGACATCCGCGAGGCCGGAACGAAAGCGGGATTTCCTTTCCCTCCGGGCGGTCTTGCCGAGAATCTCGTAGTGGAGGGCATGGCGGAACGTCCTCCCCTGGGGACAGTCCTGCGTTTCGACGGTGGGGCTGCATTGCGGGTCGTCGAACACGGAAAGGCGCCCGGCGAACCCCACAGCTACGACTATCGGGGCTGGTGTCTGCTGCCCGATGTGGGGATCTTTCTTGAGGTGACCGAAGGTGGGGAGGTGAGGCCCGGGGAGGAGTGTTCTCTGACGCTGCCGGAATCCTGA
- the mnhG gene encoding monovalent cation/H(+) antiporter subunit G — protein MVVLVGIVLIVGLAFNLLASIALYRFPDVYTRLHGTTKCTTFGTLFTSASVIVYALIKWMSTGEGRFPVLAVHILVAVVALLVTNSTGAHAIARAAYRSGVKPQMTVVDRLDEKSREGGVQQ, from the coding sequence ATGGTCGTACTCGTAGGGATCGTCCTGATCGTCGGATTGGCCTTCAATCTGCTCGCCTCCATAGCGCTGTACCGGTTTCCCGATGTCTACACGAGGCTGCACGGGACGACGAAGTGCACCACCTTCGGGACACTCTTCACCTCGGCTTCGGTGATCGTCTACGCCCTGATCAAGTGGATGAGCACCGGCGAGGGACGTTTCCCGGTGCTGGCGGTACATATCCTGGTGGCGGTGGTGGCGCTTCTGGTCACCAACTCCACCGGAGCGCACGCCATCGCGCGGGCGGCCTACCGGAGCGGCGTGAAACCGCAGATGACCGTTGTGGACAGGCTCGATGAAAAGAGCAGGGAAGGTGGTGTCCAGCAGTGA
- a CDS encoding Na+/H+ antiporter subunit E → MGIFLLSVVTYLILAWSGNGLNLAELFIAILLGAVLYLASRTWITDTGKGTMLSPVRWGYFLYYAFGPFLAGMARANIDVAKRVITGEIRPGIIKLSPGTKSDGGTTLLANSITLTPGTLTVDVDEGDKSLYIHWIYVTDPNPAEEEVCESFGTWARRITE, encoded by the coding sequence GTGGGCATTTTTCTTCTTTCCGTAGTGACCTACCTGATACTGGCCTGGAGCGGAAACGGGCTGAATCTGGCGGAGCTGTTCATCGCCATACTGTTGGGCGCGGTCCTCTATCTGGCCAGCCGGACCTGGATCACCGATACCGGCAAAGGCACGATGCTGAGTCCCGTCCGGTGGGGGTACTTCCTCTACTACGCCTTCGGGCCCTTTCTGGCAGGCATGGCGCGGGCGAACATCGACGTGGCGAAGCGGGTGATCACAGGGGAAATACGGCCGGGTATCATCAAGCTCTCCCCGGGCACCAAGAGCGACGGCGGCACAACGTTGCTCGCCAATTCCATCACGCTGACGCCGGGAACGCTGACCGTCGACGTGGACGAAGGGGACAAGTCGCTGTACATCCACTGGATCTACGTGACGGACCCGAACCCCGCCGAAGAAGAGGTATGTGAATCCTTTGGAACCTGGGCGAGGAGGATTACAGAATGA
- a CDS encoding DUF4040 domain-containing protein, whose translation MAVAGFYAVWFKNLVSAVISLAVLSLLLSVEFYILQAPDVAIAEAGIGAGLTTAIFVIALRACHKEDPRNRRNSR comes from the coding sequence ATGGCTGTGGCGGGATTCTACGCCGTATGGTTCAAGAACCTCGTCTCTGCGGTGATCTCCCTGGCTGTCCTGAGCCTGCTCCTCTCGGTGGAGTTCTACATCCTGCAGGCTCCCGACGTGGCCATCGCCGAGGCGGGCATCGGCGCCGGACTGACGACGGCGATCTTTGTCATCGCACTGCGGGCCTGCCACAAGGAAGATCCGCGGAACAGGAGGAACAGCCGATGA
- a CDS encoding NADH-quinone oxidoreductase subunit K — MIGNFPFVIVGFLFLLGLYAVIFERNLIKIAVGVVIIEAATNLLLIVVGYRMGGSIPVYTLAGDTTNMVLPTPQALTLTAIVIGLATSALFLSLIIALYRHYGTLDVREIRRLRG, encoded by the coding sequence ATGATCGGTAATTTCCCCTTTGTCATCGTGGGTTTCCTCTTTCTTCTGGGGCTCTATGCCGTCATCTTCGAGCGTAACCTCATCAAGATTGCAGTCGGAGTCGTCATCATCGAAGCCGCCACCAACCTTCTGCTGATCGTCGTAGGCTACAGGATGGGTGGCAGCATTCCCGTATACACCCTGGCGGGCGATACAACGAACATGGTCCTTCCCACGCCGCAGGCCCTGACACTCACGGCGATTGTCATCGGGCTCGCCACATCGGCGCTCTTCCTGTCATTGATCATCGCACTCTACCGCCACTACGGGACACTGGATGTCAGGGAAATAAGGAGGTTGCGCGGATGA
- a CDS encoding sodium:proton antiporter: MQPLSLIVRTVCNIFAWFMVVFGTYIIIHGHITPGGGFQGGAIVATFMAFLLVAFGGDKFLGWARKGMNSGMETSGLLIFLGAGLAAFGIGPFLYNFLANQGGLFGSPVPIGANPGVLNSSGTIALMNIAVGLEVVGALSLIIIYMFSSIRMPLEEGKEEAGHDR; this comes from the coding sequence ATGCAGCCGCTTTCTCTGATTGTTCGCACCGTCTGCAACATCTTTGCCTGGTTCATGGTGGTCTTTGGAACCTATATCATCATCCACGGACACATCACCCCGGGCGGCGGATTCCAGGGCGGCGCCATCGTCGCCACCTTCATGGCCTTTCTGCTGGTGGCCTTCGGCGGAGACAAGTTCCTCGGCTGGGCCCGGAAGGGCATGAACAGCGGTATGGAGACCTCCGGTCTCCTCATCTTCCTCGGTGCCGGGCTGGCGGCCTTCGGGATCGGTCCCTTCCTCTACAACTTCCTGGCCAACCAGGGGGGGCTTTTCGGCTCGCCCGTTCCCATCGGGGCCAACCCCGGCGTGCTCAACAGCTCCGGGACCATCGCGCTGATGAACATCGCCGTGGGGCTCGAGGTCGTCGGCGCGCTGTCGCTGATCATCATCTATATGTTCTCCAGCATCCGCATGCCGTTGGAGGAAGGAAAGGAGGAAGCCGGTCATGATCGGTAA